Proteins from one Bombyx mori chromosome 25, ASM3026992v2 genomic window:
- the LOC134201412 gene encoding uncharacterized protein LOC134201412: MPLTRNQDRQQRREDDVIPAADANANENHEEHDSPHDRPHAESRSNNSTFNLDDVSALMASLQRSQAETFKNIMSYVMEQRSSTPAPPPMPPVNVDGTLARCRASFSGAPGESVEAFIDAIESYTECVQVSDANIIRGLAMLLSADAATWWLGLKHHISTWNEAKENLIYAYGTRLPPHRIYLEIFASPQDNENTDKFVARIRALMAKLPRDDITEKVQLDMIYGLLHNRIRTRLRREEITSFNSLLNHARNIEDSIEETQSRPVSSTSGVRSIRAQPAQAASRPEPCAARASAPAPRARFPNSAAAVVPATAVPVAVAQPAAATPAAAVPGSAEQFVTTKKQRPVCSYCKRFGHAREQCRKLNNRGEQSQSNFSEGVQNDNNAFYSVQCNVNNTNTISSNLPVQNAMYDVKQHDKNNFLSNFECQNFCNRDANINYATINRGPTSRKSYFHACNDSVLKNINCNCTSNNEMPTFCDSHVLYNQDVRTKCKNLNICYNQGTRPKCKNSILPYNQIIEPNCNNLKFSTNHDCDTKGSKCNFGKINECVEIDNCLNFNYCTCEGSVVASVYDRESDDRYLHLRPIFKIQVLGKQGTALIDTAAKHCIAGHTLYALLLHKGHPLTPSTRRVKLADGHVRNMDVLTTILPVRLEHIVIDIPFIIFPDSNDNETLLGIDFINAAKVIIDFHRHEWYFSTDAKVHYKLLFEPMSRGVCIASANMLRDDEGMHLQSAERQALSEFLIRHESIFTAGGGPTPFIEHCIDTGDHPPIAVPPYRLNPSKKETMKNEIEKMLADDIIEECESAWCSPALMIPKSNEGFQQHLQDLEAVFRRLSEFKLHVNREKCTFAKERVRYLGHVITPDGVSPDPEKVSAVLNMLEPSNLKHLKTFLQTCSWFRKFIPNFSKIAEPLTRLTKKNYTWSWGPEQTQAFKELKRLLTTAPVLVQANFKQPLVLRTDASNYALGAVLAQGEGKDERPIEYASRLLTAAERNYSTTEREALAVVWAVERFRPYLDGQPIIIGSDHQPLRWLLSLKSPAGRLVRWALKLQEFDIRFEYTPGKANVVADTLSRPICSNETQNNCGICSVICDLPTKSPTQLRQDQLTDPEIQKIVTELEGVDELAAKRWSERGFLMEQGVLYRLNPDSDAEAPQLVIPAHQVTDVLKELHDAPTAGHAGIDRTYQQVSRLFYFTGMRRIITDYVKACVHCQRYKAANTKPPGLLQTPVMNQRNEVLAVDLFGPLPPGKQGERWILLIEDTATRWTELFPLKEATAEACASHNTPHRGVL, translated from the exons atgcctttaactagaaatcaagatcgccagcaacgtcgcgaagacgacgttattcctgctgcagatgcaaatgccaacgaaaatcacgaggagcatgatagcccccatgatcgcccccacgccgaatcacgtagcaacaattctacgttcaacttggatgatgtttcagcgttgatggcctcgctgcaacgttcgcaggccgaaacatttaagaacattatgtcgtacgtgatggaacaaagatcgtcgactccggcacctccgccgatgcccccagtgaacgtagatggtaccttggcgcgttgcagagcttctttcagcggtgcacctggtgaatctgttgaggcctttatagatgcaattgaaagttatacagaatgcgttcaagtatctgacgctaacatcatacgaggcctagccatgcttttgtctgctgacgcagctacgtggtggctaggattaaagcatcacatctccacttggaacgaagccaaagaaaatttaatatatgcatatggcacccgccttccaccacatagaatatatttggaaatatttgcttccccgcaggataacgaaaacacagacaagtttgttgctcgtattcgtgcgcttatggcaaagctaccgcgggatgatattactgaaaaagtacaacttgatatgatatacgggttgcttcataatagaatacgcacaagattgcgccgtgaagaaatcacatctttcaattcattattaaaccatgctcggaatatagaagattcgatagaggagactcaatcgagaccagtgtcgtccactagtggtgtgcgttcgatccgtgcccagccggcccaggctgcgagtcggcctgaacCGTGCGCCGCTCGTGCGAGTGCCCCGGCGCCGCGCGCGCGCTTTCCAAACTCCGCCGCGGCCGTCGTGCCCGCCACCGCTGTGCCTGTCGCTGTCGCCCAGCCTGCCGCTGCCACGCCTGCCGCTGCTGTGCCAGGTTCTGCAGAGcaattcgtgaccacgaagaaacagcgtccagtgtgctcctactgcaaacggtttggacatgcacgggaacagtgccgtaagttaaacaaccgaggtgagcaaagtcaatctaacttttccgagggtgtgcaaaatgacaataatgcgttttatagtgttcagtgtaatgttaataatactaacacaattagttctaatttacctgttcagaatgcaatgtatgatgttaagcagcatgacaaaaataattttctgagtaattttgaatgtcaaaatttttgtaaccgggatgcaaatattaattatgctaccattaacagaggccctacttccagaaaatcttattttcatgcctgtaatgattctgtgttaaagaatattaactgtaattgcactagtaataatgagatgccaaccttttgtgattctcatgttttatataatcaggatgttcggacaaagtgtaaaaatttaaatatttgttataaccagggaactagacctaaatgtaagaactcaattttaccttataatcaaataattgaaccaaattgtaataatttaaaattttcaactaaccatgactgtgacacaaaaggcagtaagtgtaattttggaaaaattaacgaatgtgtggaaattgataattgtttgaattttaattattgtacatgtgagggaagtgttgtagcgtccgtgtacgaccgtgagagtgatgataggtatttgcatttacgacctattttcaaaattcaagttcTCGGTAAACAGGGTACTGCACTTATAGATACAGCAGCTAAGCATTGTATTGCTGGTCACACGCTGTATGCTCTCCTTCTGCATAAAGGTCACCCTCTTACTCCCTCCACTAGGCGAGTCAAACTTGCTGATGGGCATGTTCGGAATATGGATGTATTGACAACCATATTACCAGTGAGGTTAGAACACATAGTGATTGATATTCCATTTATAATCTTCCCTGattctaatgataatgaaactttactgggtattgattttattaatgctgccaaagttattattgattttcatcgtcatgaatggtattttagtactgatgctaaggtgcattataaattactttttgaaccTATGTCTCGTGGTGTGTGCATAGCTTCTGCTAACATGCTTCGGGATGATGAAGGCATGCACTTGCAATCAGCTGAGCGCCAAGCATTGTCTGAGTTCCTTATTCggcatgaaagtatttttacagcAGGGGGAGGTCCGACACCATTCATAGAACATTGCATAGACACCGGAGATCACCCCCCGATAGCTGTGCCGCCCTATCGCCTTAACCCTTCCAAGAAGGAGACGATGAAGAATGAAATAGAGAAGATGCTGGCAGATGACATCATTGAAGAGTGCGAATCCGCCTGGTGCTCTCCTGCATTGATGATACCGAAGTCCAATG aaggaTTCCAGCAACACCTACAAGACCTGGAAGCTGTTTTTAGACGTCTGTCTGAATTTAAACTTCACGTAAACAGAGAGAAGTGCACTTTTGCCAAAGAAAGGGTCCGTTATCTGGGCCACGTCATCACTCCAGACGGTGTGTCTCCTGACCCTGAGAAGGTCAGTGCTGTCCTTAATATGCTGGAACCATCTaacctaaaacatttaaaaacttttctccaaacatgctcttggttcaggaagtttattccaaacttttcaaagatagcagaaccgcttactcgactgaccaagaagaattacacatggagctggggacctgaacaaacacaggcatttaaagaattgaagcgtctgctgaccacggcgcccgtacttgttcaagcgaattttaaacaacccttagtactgcgtaccgacgcgagcaactatgcacttggcgcagttttagctcaaggggaaggcaaggacgaaaggcctatcgagtatgctagccgcctactcaccgcagcggagcgcaactactctactacagaacgggaagcgcttgctgtagtctgggccgtggagcgtttcaggccatacctcgacggccaaccaattattataggcagtgaccaccaacccttgcgttggttgctttctttaaagtctcctgctggtaggttggtccgttgggcgcttaaactccaagaatttgacatcagattcgagtacaccccaggaaaagctaacgttgtcgctgacacgttaagtagaccgatctgttccaacgaaacacaaaataactgcGGCATCTGTTCTGTCATTTGCGACCTGCCCACCAAGTCACCTACCCAGTTACGTCAAGACCAGTTGACTGATCCGGAAATACAGAAGATCGTCACAGAACTGGAAGGAGTGGATGAACTTGCTGCTAAAAGATGGTCAGAAAGAGGATTTCTAATGGAACAAGGTGTTTTATATCGACTTAATCCGGATTCTGATGCCGAGGCCCCACAATTAGTCATTCCTGCCCATCAAGTGACCGACGTTCTCAAAGAGCTTCACGATGCCCCTACCGCTGGACATGCAGGAATTGACCGGACTTACCAACAAGTCTCACGTCTGTTCTACTTCACAGGAATGAGAAGAATCATAACCGACTATGTAAAGGCATGTGTCCATTGTCAACGCTATAAGGCTGCTAATACCAAGCCTCCAGGTCTATTGCAGACGCCGGTGATGAACCAGCGCAACGAGGTCTTGGCAGTTGATCTTTTCGGCCCGTTGCCACCTGGAAAACAGGGGGAGCGTTGGATCTTGCTAATAGAAGATACTGCTACGAGGTGGACAGAACTTTTCCCATTGAAGGAAGCTACTGCTGAGGCGTGTGCGTCTCATAATACTCCTCATAGAGGAGTATTATGA